The Salvia miltiorrhiza cultivar Shanhuang (shh) chromosome 1, IMPLAD_Smil_shh, whole genome shotgun sequence genome has a window encoding:
- the LOC130984912 gene encoding uncharacterized protein LOC130984912, with product MKMFEIQIGQIGTAISNLHQSGKFPSNTKVNPNEQCMAIGLKSAATSEGNHGSREMGDESKQNHEGSRRVPPPYHPPWYPMSFPQRHYKIVDLPSGTTQEWPKMPEDESAPPVVEEKDEEVTVERHQKERMKERLSKFLEIFKKVNINIPLVEMSQEMLQYAKFLKDIVSRKKKLGEFETEKLNEECSAILQRKLPAKIKDPGSFTISCIIGGQHFGRSLCDLGASINLMSLSVFQQLAIGELKPTSMRLQMADSSVTYPRGIVEDVLVKVGDFIFLADFVVLDIEDDNKILMILRHPFLAMGRALIDVEKGELTLRVHDESQMFFVYKPCRIYKDEVPKKAKDPGKVIRILREKAWLTRLEQSAAGCSIACTSLLEESAVLSS from the exons atgaagatgttcgagatcCAAATTGGGCAAATAGGCACTGCCATCAGCAATCTGCACCAGTCAGGAAAATTTCCAAGCAATACCAAGGTGAACCCGAATGAGCAGTGCATGGCTATTGGGTTGAAAAGTGCAGCCACATCTGAAGGCAACCATGGATCTCGTGAGATGGGGGATGAGTCAAAGCAAAACCACGAGGGGAGTCGACGAGTCCCACCTCCATATCATCCCCCCTGGTATCCCATGTCGTTTCCCCAACGTCATTACAAGATCGTCGATTtgccgagcgggactacacaAGAATGGCCCAAGATGCCCGAGGATGAGAGCGCACCGCCGGTTGTGGAGGAAAAAGatgaggaggtcactgttgag CGCCATCAGAAAGAGAGGATGAAAGAGCGGCTCTCTAAATTTTTAGAGATTTTCAAAAAGGTGAATATCAACATACCGTTGGTGGAGATGTCACAGGAGATGCTGCAATATGCCAAATTCCTCAAGGACATAGTCTCGcgcaagaagaagttgggggaGTTTGAGACCGAGAagctcaatgaagaatgcagcgcgaTTTTGCAAAGGAAGCTGCCAGCGAAGATCAAGGATCCGGGCAGTTTCACTatttcctgcattattggaggccagcattttGGGAGGTCACTTTGCGATTTGGGGGCGAGTATCAATCTCATGTCTTTATCTGTATTTCAGCAGCTGGCAATTGGGGAGTTGAAGCCTACatctatgaggctgcagatggcagatAGTTCGGTCACTTATCCACGTGGAATTGTGGAGGACGTGCttgtgaaggtgggggattttattttccttGCCGATTTTGTAGTTTTAGACATTGAGGATGACAAcaaaattttgatgattttgaggcACCCGTTCCTTGCAATgggaagagctttgattgatgtggagaaaggagagctcacgcTGCGAGTTCATGATGAAAGCCAAATGTTCTTTGTTTATAAACCATGCCGCATCTATAAGGAcgaagtgcccaagaaagctaAAGATCCGGGAAAG GTGATCAGAATACTAAGGGAGAAGGCATGGCTGACAAGATTGGAACAGAGCGCAGCTGGATGCAGCATAGCttgtaccagcctccttgaaGAGTCTGCTGTTCTGTCAAgttaa